The following coding sequences lie in one Takifugu rubripes chromosome 8, fTakRub1.2, whole genome shotgun sequence genomic window:
- the LOC101072597 gene encoding coronin-2B-like, whose protein sequence is MSRCSSFRCSKFRQVLGKPSSRERSYNGVPITRSVHDNHYCSVNPCFVAVVTECAGGGSFLVLPIHHTGRVDPQHPRVCGHQGRVLDIKWNPFDDHCIASCSEDCTVRIWDIPANGVQQNLTKARKTLAGHSRRVSLIEWHPTAENLLLSSAYDYKVLLWDVSQVGAVLRCPIRVVLRPIYHRYPSEALLLSVSFNADGSRLVVTSKDRRVRVLDPRTGKILQVSRSKSHRANKVLYVNNFQMLLSTGSSPWNHRQIVLWDPEDLSKPVHEEDLDGSAGVLFPFYDPDTHILYLAGKGDGSVRCYELSGAKPFISFLTDCRSLLPHKGLGVMPKRGLDVGRCEVFRFYRLIAVKDLVEPLSMIVPRKESGIFQEDLYPMTAGNQAAMTAEEWLLGVNRGPVLMSLKPGTANPYPESSADEEVNFMKIQMDPPAVAATLKEVDLPGKAFLHEQLAYQDAKYPREPGDLVDWQPDDTQIPLWTYPHCQEPAERPPPTTEAELLFEFYRQQNQIRELREELDQKDMKISKLEMQIKKHLPHPISVQDEGRHGTC, encoded by the exons ATGTCACGTTGTTCATCATTCCGCTGTTCAAAGTTCCGTCAAGTTTTGGGAAAGCCGTCCAGCAGAGAGCGCAGCTACAACGGTGTGCCGATCACACGCAGCGTCCACGACAACCACTACTGCTCCGTCAATCCCTGCTTCGTTGCCGTGGTGACAGAGTGTGCAGGGGGCGGGTCCTTCTTGGTGCTGCCCATCCATCAT ACGGGCAGGGTAGACCCTCAGCACCCCAGGGTGTGTGGACACCAGGGCCGAGTCCTGGACATCAAGTGGAACCCGTTTGACGATCACTGCATCGCCTCGTGTTCGGAGGACTGCACC GTGAGGATATGGGACATCCCCGCTAATGGGGTCCAACAGAACCTCACCAAGGCCAGGAAGACTCTGGCTGGTCACTCCAGGAGGGTCAGCCTCATTGAGTGGCATCCAACGGCTGAGAACCTGCTCCTTAGCTCCGCCTACGACTACAAG GTGCTCCTCTGGGATGTGTCACAAGTGGGTGCCGTGCTCAGATGTCCAATCAGGGTGGTTCTGAGGCCCATCTACCACCGCTATCCATCTGAGGCGCTGCTGCTGTCCGTCAGCTTCAACGCTGATGGCAGCAGGCTGGTGGTCACCTCCAAGGACAGAAGGGTCCGGGTCCTGGACCCACGGACCGGGAAGATCCTACAG GTGTCACGCTCCAAGTCCCACCGGGCCAACAAGGTTCTGTACGTTAACAATTTTCAGATGCTTCTGTCCACTGGAAGTTCACCCTGGAACCACCGACAGATCGTCCTCTGGGACCCC gaggacTTATCTAAACCGGTGCATGAGGAAGATTTAGATGGTTCTGCCGGGGTTCTGTTTCCATTCTAcgacccagacacacacattctgtaCCTGGCCGGAAAG GGCGACGGGAGCGTCCGGTGCTACGAGCTGAGCGGTGCCAAACCTTTCATCAGCTTCCTGACGGACTGCAGATCGCTGCTGCCACACAAAGGACTCG GGGTGATGCCAAAGCGCGGCCTGGACGTGGGCAGATGTGAGGTCTTCAGGTTTTACCGTCTCATCGCCGTCAAAGATCTGGTGGAGCCGCTGTCCATGATCGTACCAAGGAAAGAG TCTGGAATCTTCCAAGAGGACCTGTACCCAATGACGGCAGGAAACCAGGCAGCCATGACAGCTGAAGAGTGGCTGCTGGGCGTCAACAGAG GCCCTGTGCTGATGTCTCTGAAGCCTGGGACAGCCAACCCttacccagaatcctctgctGACGAAGAAGTGAACTTTATGAAGATCCAGATGGATCCACCTGCTGTTGCAGCGACCCTCAAAGAGGTGGACCTTCCAGGAAAG GCCTTCCTCCATGAACAACTGGCCTACCAGGACGCCAAGTACCCCCGAGAGCCGGGCGACCTGGTGGACTGGCAGCCGGACGACACCCAGATCCCACTGTGGACGTACCCACACTGCCAGGAACCAGCAGAGAGACCCCCGCCAACCACGGAAGCGGAG CTCCTGTTCGAATTTTACAGACAGCAAAACCAAATCCGAGAACTCAGAGAGGAACTCGACCAGAAGGAT ATGAAGATTTCTAAGCTGGAAATGCAGATCAAGAAGCACCTG